In one window of Juglans regia cultivar Chandler chromosome 3, Walnut 2.0, whole genome shotgun sequence DNA:
- the LOC109002515 gene encoding TLC domain-containing protein 4-B-like: protein MVAPRKTAMAIKSYQNQAQVLVKNYLLADPFIPYTSILGGIFLCKVAYDLTQLISTFYFKSYNGLTKVQRIEWNNRGISTIHAIFITVTSLYFVFWSDLFSDHQLAGIVTFRSSPLSVFALGVSVGYFLADLGMIFWLYPSLGGLEYVIHHSLSGVAVAYSMFSGEGQLYTFMILISEVTTPEINMRWYLDTAGMKRSIAYLMNGVLIFFAWLAARIVLFGYMFYHVYLHYDQVIQMHPFGYFLVFVVPSALAMMNLMWFGKILKGLKKTLAKRQ, encoded by the exons ATGGTGGCACCTAGGAAAACAGCTATGGCAATCAAGTCTTACCAAAATCAGGCTCAGGTGCTGGTTAAAAACTACTTATTAGCAGATCCCTTTATCCCATACACTTCCATCCTCGGAGGCATATTTTTGTGCAAAGTG GCCTATGATCTTACCCAATTAATCAGTACCTTTTATTTTAAGAGTTATAACGGTCTTACAAAAGTCCAACGAATTGAGTGGAATAATCG CGGTATCTCCACCATTCATGCCATCTTTATCACAGTTACATCATTGTATTTTGTGTTCTGGTCAGATCTCTTTTCTGACCATCAGCTTGCTGGCATTGTTACGTTTCGAAGCTCTCCACTGTCAGTTTTTGCATTGGGG GTCTCTGTTGGATACTTTCTTGCAGATCTTGGAATGATTTTTTGGCTCTATCCTTCTTTAGGTGGACTGGAGTAT GTTATCCATCACTCTCTTTCTGGAGTTGCAGTGGCATATTCTATGTTTTCTGGAGAAGGACAACTCTATACATTCATGATTCTCATCTCTGAGGTTACTACTCCAGAAATCAATATGAGATG GTATCTTGATACGGCTGGTATGAAGAGGTCCATTGCATATCTCATGAATGGTGTACTGATATTTTTTGCATGGCTG GCTGCAAGAATTGTGCTGTTCGGTTACATGTTTTACCACGTTTACTTGCACTATGATCAG GTCATCCAAATGCATCCCTTCGGATATTTTTTGGTCTTTGTGGTGCCTTCAGCGCTAGCTATGATGAACTTGATGTGGTTTGGGAAGATTCTCAAGGGACTGAAGAAGACATTAGCAAAGAGGCAGTGA